The DNA sequence attccATTCACTAATTATAACTTCTAcagtactgttttttttttttttatttagttatcatcaaattttaaatcgCAACACAGTATCATTCGCAGGGAACTCGttatcataaattttaatttacttcATCATTGCCAGATTGCCAGATTTTTTTGCATCCCAAACTTCTCAAACATGTCTTGGCCCATTTATGGGAGCTGATCTGCATCACACACACCTGGCCCAACCATAATTCGGCTCGGCTAACCCAACAAAAAGGCTAGGCCTACAGCTAACGCCTTCACATCCCTGCCTTTAGTTGCAAGCGGACACAAGTGAGAATGTCTGTATCTGTACACTTCTCAACTGCTCCACCCGTTGCATACCCACTGTGAACTCCTGCTCTTGGTGTACACTCAACAACTTCCCACGATCTTAGCCTCTCACAATCATTTATTATCTGGGTGGTtgctaggggtgcacatgggccgggtgaagccgggtttgatgtgacccagacccggcccgaaatatacaccgggtctatttattagacccgaacccggccctagacccgatgaaaccaatacattttcgggccacaattatatcgggtgaaaaccggaccgttaacattacattacgttgataccttcttgtaagctagcatgtaaaaatatccaaatttccaagactccaaccattagttaacatggtaaaattcacttagaaaaatataacaaaaaccaacccttcttcaaaattaaagtataaccacaatcaatactaaagcataaccacaatcaatactaatattgtctaataataccaaatatttaaatcaatacaaataacacaatcttatgtattagtctaaagtcttatgcattctaaacataaaatattaatttatagtcttataatgactaataacacaaaatattaaggtttacaatacttaaattccacataagaatagtcatgaaccatcactaataacacaaaatattaattgtgtatgatgaccgggccaccgggccaccgggccaacttcgggtgacccgagctatggcccggacccgacccgaaataatgatcgggtctatttttgagacccgtacccgaccctaaacccgatgaaatcacaccaaattagtccttaaagtgttcgggaccgggccgggtctgtgcacccctagtGGTTGCTCCCTAAGCTGCCATACCTGAACATCTTccatatataatagatataacaAATTGCACAAATGAAATGGTAGAGGGCCTGAAATCGTTACCTTTAAATAACCGCCAGTAACATGGCAAGGGTAAAAACGCTGAAAATTCATGGATTTTACACTGTTTCTTTcactttagaggatctaaatctaGTGAAATACGATACAAGTACAATAGCTTAACctgatttaaaaagaaaaaagaacataaACCAAACAAGCACCCTACAAATGGCTTGGGGCAATTTGTTTCTTGAGCAAACACTAATGTACAGCGAAGTTTCAAAGACAGCAAAAGCCTAAACAGGAAGAAGCCATTTTTAAGTGAGTTTATTTGTATGTAAAAGGGAAAGTGACATATTTAACACTCGCATCCTGTTGATCGCTGTTGACTGCTGTTTCCAACATCAATCGTGTCTGGCAGGTATCTTTAATAAGCACAGATTATCCACAAGGAGAACAAAACCCCAAAACGTTATTATCAGTGTCATATTCAAAGATTAGAATTTACAAATATTAAAAGTTCTATCACGGCTGGAGTAAATATCAAATAACGCTTTGAAGATGTTTTACTTGAAAGAAACTTTAGCCATACAGCAATATTCCAGGATATAGAGGCAGATGAATTCAACACTCATTCTAAAATCAGGCATCAGTTGTGTAACACCAACTAATTCCAGCACCAGCAGTAACAAAATAAGGACAAAGGAGGTAGAACATGCCATTCAATATATTATCCAAATCTTATCCCAATTATTACTCTTCATATTTACCTATTTAGAGATACTTAAGTACAGTAATGGATTATGTATATGTAACTAGCCTTCTTCCCATTGAAAACCTAAATTaataattccaaaaaataataaacagaaacaTGATCCTTATTGGATGATTAACAACGACTTTTGATTGATAAGGGTGTTCCCGTTGCCTACCAATAATGCTAAGTTTTAACCCAAACCAAAATTTAATCATACACAGATCCTTTGATTCCAAgatattactatatatatagttTGGAACTTTTAGGACTCCAGCAATCACCAATATCATCCACAATCAAATAGCAACAAACTCTGTGTGAACTTGCTTACATACATgatagaagagaagcacatgttTAGGAACTTACAGTTCTTCCTCTTCACCGCTTTTCAGGGCATCCTTTGCTATGCATTGGAATGCTTCTTCAACATTAACGCATTCCTTGGCGGATGTCTCAAAATATGGAATATTTCCTTTAGATGCACACCAAGCTCGAGCCTTCTTTTCTGAAACCTGCAAACAAGAATTTATGTGTTCATATGGTGTCTGATATCAATGAGTTTTGGAAAGAACGaacaagagagaaaaaaaaaaggttaaataatatatataatcatagtAGCAAAGCATACCACTCTACTGTTCCCACCATCAATATCAATCTTGTTTCCTATAACAACGAAAGGAAAATTCTCTGGATCTGAAGGACTTGCCTGCCAACGCAACCGCAGATTTACTAACACATAATTGTTAAACCGCAAAAATTATACACAAAAATGAACACAGGCATGCCTGAATCAGAAATTCATCTCTCCAGTTGTTAaggttttcaaaagatttcattgAATTAACATCATACACAAGAACACAGCAGTCGGCACCACGATAGAAAGCAACTCCCAGACTTTGGAATCTTTCCTGGCCAGCTGTATCCCAAATCTGCAAGGTTAAGAATATATTTTAGACAGAATAAAGTTTCCATTGTTGCAACAAATCGTGTTACAGAAACTAAAAGAAGCTAAGCATGATCGAGCAGTATCCAATGCACGAACCTGTAAGGTGAAAAGCCTGTCTTCAAATTGCACTTCTTTGGTTAAAAAATCTGCTCCAATGGTAGCCTTGTACTGATTACTGAACTTCTTATTAACATATCTAAAATACATATGTAAAGGAAATACCTACTCCAAACCCGCAGCTTACTacagtataaatatttttttttttggtgtctgtGTAAATAATGTAATACTGTAATTAATATATAGTGTTGAAATGTGAAAACATTTTAaggtatgaaaaaaaaaaaagagtaccatAGGATACTGGTTCATCAAAGATGTCTTACCCACCCTGCAAAGTTAGTAACAGTACTGCGTCAAATACACTGATTTTGAACCACCGAAGACCGGTGTTTGACTGCTTCTAagaactcaaacaaatgcaacatAAACAGTCACATAGAGCAATAGTTATAAATACTAGCAGGTAGAAAATCCGAAAATGTAGATCTTAATTCCAAATGATAAGTAAGCTCTTTGGAcacaaataagaaagaaaagttcAGCAGAAGCAGAGGaataatttaagataaaaaaaaatgataggAATCAGGGAAACGATTAGAGCAAAAGTGAGTGCCCTAGAATTGAGAGGCGGAAAGAAGAGACGAACCCGCTGTCGCCGAGAATGATGACCTTCAACAGAGTTCTTCTTCGGGAAGGCATGTTAACAGAATAGATCGGAAAAAAAGGTGTTTAGCGGCGAGAAATTGCTTTTGTTGTGACTtgtgattgagtttaatttcttCAAATTTGGTCGATGAGCGAAGTTTCCGTCTACGGTGTGCGACCGCTCACACTTTCGTCGCTCCTCAGCTAGcttctcctttctttctttcctctgtCTCGTGCTTCAGCTTGACACTGCCCAATCCAAGCAAGCCTATacctgatttttttattttttccgatttttattttcattttattttgtctttcagATTAGTGGCCAGTGACAACTTGAACATCACATCACCAGACACCAAGAACGCCCAATGCAAAATCACCTTTTAGAActggataatttttttttcttaattttattttatttcatagtTTCAATTCTTTTACAATCATATTTTGAACTAAGTATCATTTTCTACTTAAGAATGTTCATAATAGTATAATACTAATAAATTCAGACATGTTACATATAGAAGTCTTTTTGagttacaagttttacaagttagcCCAAATCTAACAAAAGCGACACGCACCACACTCACCACACTCGAACATAAAAACCACGCGCTTTAATCACCGTTTCGTTTTTCTAAAAGCACGCGAATTATGacaaactcttcctcttcttcttcaatcaatACCCAAACCGTCGATATTCAAACCACATTCTAAACCAACTATGATTCTGAAGAAACCTTCCAACTCCTCACGaaaagtagaagaaatcaagTAGAAAGCATAGAAATCTCCATAAAAGAACACCAAAAAGAAGGAACAAACATTATTCAAAGTAttgttttactgttcttcaaggtttttcacatttctgtttctgatttcgaAATCGAGCACTATATTGTCAGTATTTCTCTCTCTATTTCTTCTAGGTTCttttaggttttactgttcttcttagtTTAGATCTCATATTACTGTTCTGATAAAACTGTTCTTCATTTACGCTATCTTACGTACTTCTAGTGAATACTTTAATGTGTGTTTTGATCTGTTTTGGTACATATTTTAAGCATGTTTACATGTTTTTTAAGTAGGTTTTTGCATGTTTACATGAAAGACTCTTCCTCTTCTAACTGATTTTTGGGTGTATATGGTGGATTTTTGGGTGTATATGTCGGACTTGGCATGCGATTGTTGCTTCTAGTGGCATTTTGAACTTAAATATCTTTCTGAACTCATATAATGtcatataattcaaaaaatatagaGGTGTATGagactgatatatatatatatatatatatatatatatatatatatatatatatatatatatatatatatatatatatattaggagtTTTGAAGTCTAACTGGTACTGTTCTAATTGTGATTGACCTTGTAGTGTCGATTTATGCATGTTTAGTTGAattgaatatgattttgaactgaTTTAATTTCGTTTCATTGAAAAAACAAAATGTTTATGGGACTGGGTTTTGGTGTATGTGGCTGATatttgggtgtatctgactgatatttgggtgtatgtctctgatttttgggtgtattttttatctATTGACAGCATCTCTTTTTCATTACAATAAAAATAGCAAGCAAGAACCAAGgtgaaaaaaatataatgtaagcacaaatatatgtcttagaaCAAGTCAATTTTTCCTAATACAAATATATGTTGTTTTAATGactataattttacttttttttacagcaaaccaaagactTGAAGTGTGCAACTAGATTGTTGagtgaaaaatttgaaaatatgagCGAGGCAAAGAAAGCGATTGTTCGGGAATTAGGTTTTGGGGACTGATGCACATCCCGCCGATGAGGGTGCATCACAAACTATTAAAGGAGTTGGCTAACTCCTTTAATTTGGACAAAAACACATTCGAAACACCCTATGGTTCCTTTAGAATTAAACCCAGCACAATAGGGGCTGTCCTTGGCCTCAATGCATCAGGTAACTGATTACGAAAAACCTCTATACTTCCATTCTTCGTAATATCTTATTCTTCTATCATGCAATTAAGAAACAAACATAGGTGTATATGAGTGATAATGGGTATATATGAGTGATATTTGTGTGTATATGACTAATATTTGGGCGTATTTTAAGTGATTTGCAgtctaaatttttttcttttttgtaggagatctatttcctgagaAAGTGAGTTATAAGAAACTTTTtgaagaggattttcatcctttATATTCAGATGGCGTTCTTGTTTCCCacaacaataaacaaaatctctcaTGTGCACCTAACtccaatttttaagatggacaAAATAACCGAGAGCAACTGGGAAGCCCATGTGCTGAATTTCATCATAAAAGGCATAACTAATTTCCGTCTGAAAAAAGAAGAAATCAATTGACGGTTGCCTCTTTGCCTTAATGATAATCTATTTCCATCTGgcaaaaatcaaagacaagaaaggagaagaaaaatctGCACTGCCCTGGGTAAGCAACTAGAATAGATAGCAGTTGGTTGCAAGGATGAGGGCAGAAATAGATGGACATATGGTAAATGAACAGGATACCTTCtctaatttgggtgtattttatttatgtagatGCTGTAAACAAATATTTTTACTATTTCATGGGATCATAAAGAAAGCAGAAACAAAAAAGAAGTTAAAACaaatgaaggaaaaagaaaagaaagaaaaaaacaaaaaaaaaaaacaaggaaagtTCATCATCATCTGAGAGTGATACATTTGAAATTGAAGTTTATTCTTCCTCTGAGTCTGAGAttgaagaagactcagaggaaccAAAAAGGAAACAACCCACCAGAACGGCCAAAAAGTAAGTaacatatttgggtgtattttgtcacTTTTAGGGTATTTTTactaatgattgtttgccttccaaaatagaatccaaaaagagaagaAGATTCAGGAGGATTCCAATTCAGAAACTGAATCGACTGATGAGTAATATTCTGAAATTATTATCGCTTTCTTTTtcgtttattttcaaaatttcatgcATTAACAGAGCGTTTCTTATTAACTTTCAGAAGTGAAGAATCATcaccaataaaaaacaaaaaataaagaaaaaaattcagaGAACACCCAAAAAGTAAGCACTGCTTTGGATAGTATTTTatcatcaattttattttgtttttctgatttatacttttctttttcagggtgcaatccaaaaagagaaagcaagttgTTGAGATTCGTCTGCTGAACAAACTTAATCCTATGATGGGTAAGATACTTTGTAAAGCTATATTATCgtttatcatcaaaattatatttgttaacatgttcttttatgcatctactatcagaactGAACTTGAAACTGAAGTATTACAAGAATTCTTAAGGgaatcaaaaaagaagaaaaccaaCGAAAAAGCTGCTGCACAGGGGTTTGTTATATTTGGGTGTATAGTAGGAATTTTAAGGTGTTTTGGTTgctgacactacaagaaaaacacccattcaggtacacttgaaaagtgtagccaaaagtgaaaaaaaatgatgccttaggctacggctacgctttttgggctacggctacgctttttggggtgattcctattcggccgttgcctattctcaaaggctacgcctttctgcaccaagggctacgcttttggcgtttggaaataggctacgcttttcaagtgatgctgtccaggaccaaaggctacgcttttcagctttcatttttctagaataggctacgcttttcaatgcTACtacatcacttgtaaagcgtagccatattgtataccatagctactttttataagcgtagccttagatccctcttttttttttgtatactatagctactgtatataagtgtagccttaggtccctcattgttttttttttattttctatatatatatatattctaataatttttttctaaaacctaatatttagtaatatgattatatatataaatctatcttttttaattaaattagttaaaaattataaaataaaaataaatacataataataccatacaatattctttaaataataaaatttatccaataacaaaatatatttataatgaactaaaaaTATTGGGTTGATCATAAAtgagtattcatacatctcacactaaattaaacatacccatatcaaaatatacattagaccacttagaatttactactaataaactataaaaaaccaaaatattgtatcctacataagtatcttctaataaaagttattaaccttctgatagaagagaaaaaaaatcttgttctttaaatatCTTGTTCAACGGAAGATCGTATTTGGGAGATTTTTGGTTCTTTATCTGCCTCAAATCTTGTTCTGTAGGTTCTGGcaactacaaaagaaaaaaatcaaaattatataaCACTTACTAAATCCCTTAAGGCTTAAATTTGAAAGCATACATAgcacaaaaatggaaaaaaatgaaattcacaaacaaAATCAGAAACAAGGTAAAGAAGTGTATATCATACCAATTCAATGTGACCCTGAGGGAAATAGAAAACTCTGTCTTGAACACAAGGAACATCCATTAATGGCCCTGCACAGCCTCCATAGCTCTTTAAATAAATCATCACCAGCCCCATCTGCcacaaaacaaaacacaaacatgTTGGAAACTTTGCATGGTTTTTTTCAGACCAAAAGTTGGAaacttttttctctcatttttgcATTAAGCTCTTCCTTAGTAACCTCCATGTTCACAAGGCAAAAAAGGTCATTCACTTCAtattgaaaaattaaaggaaaacattaaaaatgAAGGTCCCAACAACATTAGTCAATTGCTAAAAGAACACAGACATTACTCTTTTTCAGCTCAACACTCACATTAACCAAACATGGTAACAACAAAAccacatgaaaataaataaataagtgagAGATATTGAGCAGAGGAAGAGATATTATTAGATCCATTAAGACTTAAAAGAGTCAACtatctaaggtaaagagtcaaccaTAGTCTCTTGAAACTCATCTCTAAGATAGCCACTAGAAACATGGAACCAGTTATCCAATAACAAGTAGTTTGCCACAGTACCAGAAATATATAGATAATAATAAGAGACAATCAAGAAGACACGAACGGAGAGAATGAAGGGCACAGACCTCATTTTGAATCATGTTGCATAAAGATTCAACCAATTGATTTCTGTCAATCCCATATTAACCACTTCCTGAAGAAGCTCTTCGTCAATCTGCAAAACCATGATATTGGTGGATTATgtaagtgaataagtgtgagtatcAAAATTGTTTAAGGTGGAGTTAATGTCAAAAATAAAAACCAGGCAAATTGATAAACATAAGGACACTATTCTATTCTTTATCAGAAGGTAAGATAAAGAACAAATATGTTCCTTTTGCTTCACTCAAATTTTAACTCCAGTTGGCACAGTCTCAGAGAAAGAACAAACTTTGAAATGCTGAATTCAATGATAGGAATATTTAGGAACATGAAGCTCAATAGTTGACAATAGTTGATAAATTGTCATGAGCCACGAAAATACTGCAGCATATATAATCCACatgcaacaaaaataattaacatgaAATCAGTAAACTACTCTAGACAAATGAATAATAGTCCCCATTAGTACTTGATTTTTGTTTATTAGAACATTACCATTTACCACTACAAAGTAAACTGCTGATTAAGAAAGCAACAATCATTCACATACAGATCCAAGAATCAAGCAGCTGACTGGCCAATAAATATATTATGTAGCCTAACTTATTTGAGAATAAGCATACTCAATGGAaaggtttctgccatttaatcacCAAATACAGCTAAAATCAATATCTAACTATTCTAACCCTTACCTCTTTGTTGATCAAATACACAAGACTTGTCCCTGTTTTTCTCTTGAGCCCAAACCTTAACCGTTCCAAGAACCAGAATTTTGGTTACATTTCACAAGGCCATTCGACCAAATTAAACACAGAGGAGAGAAAATCACTCACCTCTCTTTGCTTGTGGTGGTAGTTGTGTTAAAAGAAATTgaataaactggaaaaaatggaGCAAGAGAATTATCAGAATTTTGAATTagaggagaaaagaaagaagatgaagtcGCTGTCCTCACCTGGCAAAGAAACTCGAAGAACAGTTAGGTGAGTGGAACGCAGCTCCCTCTTAAGCTTCAGTCAGTTCCCTCCTGACTTTGAACGAGGTTTACTTGCACTTGCTAGCGGGTTATCACCTATAATTAGCAATTTAGCACATCAGTGAAGCTCATAAAACCACACAAGCAACATTGTCAAAATACAATTTTGTATAATTGATTTTAGGTATAATTAATTCTAACATAACTGGTTTTTATGTCTGCTACTTCCTCTCAATGTAATTCTAACACAGTAAAAATTTTCACTTCAATCCAAATTGATTCTAGAGACAAGAATTTGATTCTAGTTGAGAAAAATCAAACATAGATTAAAAAGGAGGTTCCAATTTCTAAACATGTAAGTATAACCAATCAGATAAGCGGAAGTTCTAACTTTTGCAATCCATTATCCATATATGCATCCAAAGATGATATCACCTGAGGAAGTTGCTCTAAAATCTGCAATTTGAAAAGCAAAACAACCAGCATTACACACACTAGAAACTTGTTTTTGCAGTCATCCACTACCCTGCATCAGATAAAAGTGTGCACCTGCTCTGTATTCTTCATAGTAGAAACCTTTTCCATAAGGTTCTTGAGAAGCTTAGTGAGTTTGGCCTACAAGTGATCGAATCACAGTAATAACAAGTtaactataataattaaaaaagaaaactcaAGTAATAACAACATAAATTAGAGATGTAAGATACTGCTTGAAAGGGTaccaaaaattttcaatcaatccCACTTGAAAGACACAAGATTCTGCAAAACCAATTTGCAGAAACTGGTTTCACATTCTAATGCGAAAGAAACCAAATTTACTCACAGAAATTAATTTTCATGAATT is a window from the Arachis hypogaea cultivar Tifrunner chromosome 17, arahy.Tifrunner.gnm2.J5K5, whole genome shotgun sequence genome containing:
- the LOC112765614 gene encoding ras-related protein Rab7 produces the protein MPSRRRTLLKVIILGDSGVGKTSLMNQYVNKKFSNQYKATIGADFLTKEVQFEDRLFTLQIWDTAGQERFQSLGVAFYRGADCCVLVYDVNSMKSFENLNNWRDEFLIQASPSDPENFPFVVIGNKIDIDGGNSRVVSEKKARAWCASKGNIPYFETSAKECVNVEEAFQCIAKDALKSGEEEELYLPDTIDVGNSSQQRSTGCEC